The Pantoea vagans genome contains the following window.
TCGTACATGTCCTTTCTTTTTTCACATCAAAGCGGAATAACAACAATGCATCTGCAAACATATGGGGTTCGTCGGGCGGTAAGCCTGTCAGGAGTGATGTTGCTGGGAAGCCTGCTGGCCGGTTGCGATCGCGGAGTGGCGCAAAACGCCCCACCCCCGCCGCCCGAAGTGAGTGTCGCGCAGGTGGTTCAACAACAGGTTAGCCAGTGGGATAGCTTCAACGGACGTTTTGAAGCGGTGCAGAGTGTGCAGCTGCGACCGCGCGTCTCGGGCTATATCGATCAGGTTAACTATCGCGAAGGCGATGACGTGAAAAAAGGCCAGGTGCTGTTCACCATTGACGATCGCACCTATCGCGCCACGCTGGAACAGGCACAGGCTGAATTAGCCACCGCACGCAGCCAGGCATCGCTGGCGCGCAGTGAGTCGGCGCGTACCGATAAGCTGATTGGTACCAACGTGGTGTCACGCGAAGAGTGGGAACAACGTCGCTCTGCGGCTAACCAGGCGCAGGCCAATGTGCTGTCCGCGCAGGCCGCCGTGGATATGGCGCAGCTGAATCTCGACTTCACCCGCGTGACCGCACCGATTGATGGTCGTGCCAGCCGCGCGATGATCACCACCGGTAACCTGGTCACCGCCGGGGACAGCGCCAGCGTGCTGACCACGCTGGTGTCACAGGATCGCATTTACGTCTATTTCGATGTGGATGAAGCGACCTATCTGCAATATCAGACCTTAGCGCGTCAGGGGCAAAATCGCGGCGCACTGCCGGTGGAGATTGCGCTGACCGGTGAGCAAGGGTATCCCCATCGCGGCACCGTTGATTTCCTTGATAACCAGCTGACCGCCAG
Protein-coding sequences here:
- a CDS encoding efflux RND transporter periplasmic adaptor subunit → MHLQTYGVRRAVSLSGVMLLGSLLAGCDRGVAQNAPPPPPEVSVAQVVQQQVSQWDSFNGRFEAVQSVQLRPRVSGYIDQVNYREGDDVKKGQVLFTIDDRTYRATLEQAQAELATARSQASLARSESARTDKLIGTNVVSREEWEQRRSAANQAQANVLSAQAAVDMAQLNLDFTRVTAPIDGRASRAMITTGNLVTAGDSASVLTTLVSQDRIYVYFDVDEATYLQYQTLARQGQNRGALPVEIALTGEQGYPHRGTVDFLDNQLTASTGTIRMRATLDNHEHQFTPGLFARVRLPGSAAFNALLVDDKAVLTDQDRKYVYVVDAQGKAQRRDIQAGEMANGLRIVQSGLQPGDKVIVNGLQKVFMPGMPVKAQPVAMRSAQ